A genome region from Diorhabda carinulata isolate Delta chromosome 2, icDioCari1.1, whole genome shotgun sequence includes the following:
- the LOC130890751 gene encoding uncharacterized protein LOC130890751 yields the protein MDLERKKKICEYCDKEFSNTSARNKHMLKFHCESSSSQSLLDKKSQSHKHTICPVCIKEERFTNYDSLNKHLTNTHKIIIKQSLFNFRNLEEFETWRSQGNREVDYACQRKNKLSNGNESIYYICNRSNYKGYNSTAQKRKTKVTGSIHIYGECPSRFIVKVDANGSVKVTFIETHVGHNDELICKRLTKIEEETLVAKLKSGITIKKIIRDARKIGNQKLTRANLITKVDLANLIRKHNIEKKLHDEDEYTIQDCDNNLSSITEEQEREIQIEELIRKLRSLQGEDFDRFMEYIKNFEWGSPTIPNLVKNEKVNISE from the exons ATGGATCTAGAGAG gaaaaagaaaatatgtgaatattGTGACAAAGAATTTTCAAACACCAGTGCTCGAAATAAACACATGTTAAAATTTCATTGTGAATCATCATCATCCCAGTCTTTATTAGATAAGAAGTCTCAGAGTCACAAACATACGATATGTCCTGTTTGTATTAAGGAGGAGAGGTTTACTAATTATGATTCGCTCAATAAGCATTTAACGAATACACACAAGATAATAATCAAACAATCtcttttcaattttagaaacctagaagaatttgaaacatgGAGATCACAAGGAAATAGAGAAGTAGATTATGCATGTCaaaggaaaaacaaattatctaATGGAAATGAGAGTATCTATTATATATGTAATCGAAGTAATTATAAAG GATATAACAGTACTGCTCAGAaacgaaaaacaaaagttaCAGGCAGTATTCATATATATGGAGAATGTCCTTCTCGGTTTATTGTTAAAGTTGATGCAAATG GGTCGGTTAAGGTGACATTTATTGAAACCCATGTGGGACATAATGATGAATTGATATGTAAGAGGCTTACCAAGATTGAAGAAGAAACCCTAGTGGCAAAATTAAAAAGTggaattacaattaaaaaaataattagggATGCCAGAAAAATTGGAAACCAAAAATTGACAAGGGCCAACTTAATTACAAAAGTGGATTTAgcaaatttaattagaaaacataatatagaaaaaaaactgcATGATGAGGATGAATATACAATACAGGATTGTGACAATAACTTATCGTCTATCACAGAAGAACAGGAACGAGAA aTTCAAATTGAAGAATTGATTAGAAAACTTAGAAGTTTGCAAGGCGAGGACTTTGATCGTTTTATGgagtatattaaaaattttgaatgggGTTCTCCAACAATACCCAACctagtaaaaaatgaaaaagtaaacATATCTGAATAA